In a single window of the Panthera leo isolate Ple1 chromosome A1, P.leo_Ple1_pat1.1, whole genome shotgun sequence genome:
- the ISL1 gene encoding insulin gene enhancer protein ISL-1 isoform X3, with amino-acid sequence MGDMGDPPKKKRLISLCVGCGNQIHDQYILRVSPDLEWHAACLKCAECNQYLDESCTCFVRDGKTYCKRDYIRLYGIKCAKCSIGFSKNDFVMRARSKVYHIECFRCVACSRQLIPGDEFALREDGLFCRADHDVVERASLGAGDPLSPLHPARPLQMAAEPISARQPALRPHVHKQPEKTTRVRTVLNEKQLHTLRTCYAANPRPDALMKEQLVEMTGLSPRVIRVWFQNKRCKDKKRSIMMKQLQQQQPNDKTNIQGMTGTPMVAASPERHDGGLQANPVEVQSYQPPWKVLSDFALQSDIDQPAFQQLYRLS; translated from the exons ATGGGAGACATGGGCGATCCACCAAAAA aaaaacgTCTGATTTCCCTATGTGTTGGTTGCGGCAATCAAATTCACGATCAGTATATTCTGAGGGTTTCTCCGGATTTGGAATGGCATGCGGCATGTTTGAAATGTGCAGAGTGTAATCAGTATTTGGACGAGAGCTGTACCTGCTTTGTTAGAGATGGGAAAACCTACTGTAAAAGGGATTATATCAG GTTGTACGGGATCAAATGCGCCAAGTGCAGCATCGGCTTCAGCAAGAACGACTTCGTGATGCGCGCCCGCTCCAAGGTGTACCACATCGAGTGTTTCCGCTGCGTGGCTTGCAGCCGTCAGCTCATCCCTGGGGATGAGTTCGCGCTTCGGGAGGACGGGCTTTTCTGCCGTGCAGACCACGACGTGGTGGAGAGGGCCAGCCTGGGCGCCGGTGATCCGCTCAGCCCTCTGCACCCGGCGCGGCCGCTGCAAATGGCAG CCGAGCCCATCTCTGCCCGGCAGCCGGCCCTGCGGCCCCACGTCCACAAGCAGCCCGAGAAGACCACCCGCGTTCGGACTGTGCTGAACGAGAAGCAGCTGCACACCTTGCGGACCTGCTATGCCGCCAACCCCCGGCCAGACGCGCTCATGAAGGAGCAACTGGTGGAGATGACAGGCCTCAGTCCCCGCGTGATCCGGGTCTGGTTTCAAAACAAGAGGTGCAAGGACAAGAAGCGGAGCATCATGATGAAGcagctccagcagcagcagcccaaTGACAAAACT AATATCCAGGGGATGACAGGAACTCCCATGGTGGCTGCCAGTCCAGAGAGACACGATGGTGGCTTACAGGCAAACCCAGTGGAGGTGCAAAGTTACCAGCCGCCTTGGAAAGTACTGAGTGACTTCGCCTTGCAGAGTGACATAGATCAGCCTGCTTTTCAGCAACTG